Proteins from a single region of Plasmodium brasilianum strain Bolivian I chromosome 13, whole genome shotgun sequence:
- a CDS encoding STP1 protein has translation MLVLQINFIIEMPYIYYKAVKPQNIPIQNKISNYEYKGVHSSTATGRWNNKLFPGGDEKFCILYKQIDKKDDKCSRQDIDFVPENSLLTESGDIRSGERVYTDELPATKETIKAHSKVSVNPSLNLLPKNDSNYSQTSIQNNTTVRNLLSNVGCSHTCENSVDTKTFLPKSSDEIYNDDEVIKEIQINDISMIKHVNISKQNKEKWETIILIHMAILEELKINEKENKKIYKGFIEDLKNVYVEYAHLRNKDYVTEKNTEDLGDNLNYEELYNYKKKIFMTKLLIQIFMMNIEEDKNEQFLQKKQLFLEIIIDEINSSNNSVENSEIMKISEETNNDL, from the exons ATGTTAGTGttacaaattaattttatcattgAAATGccctatatatattataaagcAGTCAAACCACAAAATATTCCTATTCAAAATAA AATATCTAATTATGAATACAAAG GAGTTCATTCTAGTACAGCAACTGGTAGAtggaataataaattattcccAGGAGGTGatgaaaaattttgtattttatataaacaaattgaCAAGAAAGATGATAAGTGTTCTCGCC AGGATATTGATTTTGTACCAGAAAATTCATTACTTACTGAATCTGGTGACATTAGAAGTGGTGAAAGAGTATATACTGATGAACTGCCTGCAACAAAAGAAACAATTAAAGCACATTCAAAGG TATCAGTTAATCCTTCATTAAATTTACTACCTAAAAATGATTCAAACTATTCACAAACTTCTATACAAAACAATACTACTGTTAGAAACTTGTTATCTAATGTTGGTTGTTCAC ATACCTGTGAAAATTCTGTAGACACAAAAACATTCTTACCTAAAAGTTCTG atgaaatatataatgatgacgaagttataaaagaaatacaaataaatgatattagCATGATaaaacatgtaaatatatcgaagcaaaataaagagaaGTGGGAAACTATTATACTAATTCATATGGCAATACTAGAAGAATTAAA gataaatgaaaaagagaaCAAGAAAATTTACAAG GGTTTTATAGAAGATCTTAAGAATGTATATGTAGAATATGCACATCTAAGAAACAAAGATTAcgtaacagaaaaaaatacagaagACTTAGGGGATAACTTGAATTACgaagaattatataactataaaaagaaaatatttatgacaAAATTGTtgatacaaatatttatgatgAATATAGAGGAAGATAAAAACGAAcagtttttacaaaaaaaacagtTATTTCTAGAGATAATCATAGATGAAATTAATAGTTCAAATAATTCAGTAGAAAATtcagaaataatgaaaatttctGAAGAAACGAATAACGACCTTTAG
- a CDS encoding fam-l protein: MSFKVINNNNNNNNIYPITCFSYITLETEHFIFSLMYYDLEDSELFIIYKTSKSHCKNSLIIPKNKFNRYLGKTHTVHVQLDTRTYQILVKDHYKNETVKWNFIEEFGDNKHDKENKPCVFETIIYSKINYIVFLKNNRTISDEIYIKVIRKKLTLVIASPFELFPLSLTVPIVEFFERYCIVYGLYELSKAITCQEFLGEFHKSLISDTLNLFFQRSS, encoded by the exons ATGAGTTTTAAAG taataaataacaataataataataataatatatatcccATAACTTGCTTTTCTTATATTACTCTTGAAACAgaacatttcattttttctttgatGTATTATGACCTAGAAGATAGTgaattattcataatatataaaaccaGTAAATCCCATTGTAAAAACTCTTTAATCATTCCcaaa AATAAATTTAACAGATACTTAGGTAAGACTCATACTGTTCATGTGCAATTAGATACAAGAACATATCAAATACTAGTAAAAG ATCactataaaaatgaaacagtCAAATGGAACTTCATCGAAGAATTCGGGGATAATAAACAtgataaggaaaataaacCTTGTGTATTtgaaacaataatatattcaaagattaattatatagtttttcttaaaaataacagGACCATTAGTGATgagatttatataaaagtaatacgtaaaaaattaacattagTAATCGCTTCACCTTTTGAATTATTTCCTTTATCTTTAACAGTACCTATAGTAGAATTTTTTGAGCGTTATTGTATTGTATATggattatatgaattatcaAAGGCGATCACTTGTCAGGAATTTTTGGGTGAATTCCATAAATCGTTAATAAGTGAtactttaaatttattttttcaacgTTCATCATAG